A stretch of Phoenix dactylifera cultivar Barhee BC4 chromosome 16, palm_55x_up_171113_PBpolish2nd_filt_p, whole genome shotgun sequence DNA encodes these proteins:
- the LOC103724167 gene encoding uncharacterized protein LOC103724167, with the protein MANHDLVLGQNPDLALGQSHDLVIGQGHGLGLGQRHGLGLGHAHDHELGLRQAHEHDLGLGHHHDSRLVLGHHHPHDHDHDHSNELALGQNHDPDPDALAAQNHELGLSDNHELALAEGHDLGVEHNLDQLSVEQAQELGLQSSHDISQAHMLIPQVLQSRRIIVNPEQQLTVGQEFPDVKACRRALRDMAISCHFEIQTVKSDKTRFTAKCAAEGCPWRVHAAKLPGVPTFTIRTIHESHSCSGINHLGHQQASVQWVASSVEDRLRENPQYKPKEILEEIHRVHGITLSYKQAWRGKERIMASVRGAFEEGYRLLPQYCEQVKRTNPGSIASVYGNPDDNCFRRLFISFYASIYGFVNACRPLIGLDRTLLKSKYLGTLLLATGFDGDGALFPLAFGVVDEENDENWIWFLSELHALLEANTENMPRLTILSDRQKGIVDGVDFNFPTAFHGFCMRHLSESFRKEFNNTMLVNLLWEAAHALTVIEFEAKILEIEEISQEAAFWIRRIPPRLWATAYFEGTRYGHLTANIAESLNSWILEASGLPIIQMMESIRRQLMTWFNERRETSMQWTTILVPLAERRVSDAIERARGYQVGRANEAEFEVVSPHEGTNIVDIRNRCCLCRGWQLYGLPCAHGVAALLSCRQNVHRYTESCFTVATYRKTYSQTIHPIPDKSLWKELSETNHNGGEKIEIVINPPKSLRPPGRPRKKRVRAEDRGRVKRVVHCSRCNQTGHFRTTCAAPI; encoded by the coding sequence ATGGCCAACCATGATCTGGTTCTCGGACAGAACCCTGATCTCGCCCTCGGGCAGAGCCATGACCTGGTTATCGGGCAGGGCCACGGCCTTGGCCTGGGGCAGAGGCATGGTCTCGGTCTGGGGCATGCCCATGACCATGAGCTTGGTTTACGGCAGGCACATGAGCATGATCTTGGACTTGGGCATCACCATGACAGCCGTTTGGTTCTCGGCCACCACCATCCCCATGACCATGACCATGATCACAGCAATGAACTGGCTCTGGGTCAGAACCATGATCCTGATCCGGATGCCCTTGCTGCACAGAACCATGAGCTGGGTCTATCAGACAACCATGAATTGGCTCTTGCTGAAGGTCATGATCTTGGCGTCGAACACAACCTGGACCAGTTGTCTGTTGAGCAGGCTCAGGAGCTTGGTCTCCAATCCAGCCACGATATATCACAGGCTCACATGTTAATTCCTCAGGTCCTGCAGTCTCGCAGGATCATTGTGAACCCCGAACAGCAGCTCACTGTAGGCCAGGAGTTCCCAGATGTCAAAGCCTGCCGGCGGGCGTTGCGGGATATGGCCATTTCTTGCCATTTTGAGATACAGACAGTGAAGTCGGATAAGACTCGTTTCACTGCAAAGTGCGCAGCTGAGGGTTGTCCATGGCGTGTTCATGCTGCCAAGCTTCCTGGAGTGCCCACTTTCACAATCAGGACTATCCATGAGAGCCATTCCTGCTCTGGAATTAACCATCTTGGGCATCAGCAGGCGTCAGTTCAGTGGGTTGCAAGTTCTGTGGAGGATCGGCTTCGGGAGAACCCACAGTATAAGCCCAAGGAGATACTGGAAGAGATCCACAGGGTGCATGGAATCACTTTGTCCTACAAACAGGCATGGAGAGGGAAGGAACGGATCATGGCTTCTGTCCGCGGGGCCTTTGAAGAAGGCTATCGTCTCCTACCGCAGTACTGTGAACAAGTTAAAAGGACAAATCCAGGAAGCATTGCATCAGTTTATGGAAATCCAGATGATAATTGCTTCCGCCGCCTTTTCATCTCATTCTATGCTTCCATATATGGTTTTGTTAATGCATGCCGCCCACTTATTGGGCTCGATAGGACTCTCTTGAAAAGTAAATATCTCGGGACCTTGCTCCTTGCCACAGGGTTTGATGGAGATGGTGCTCTATTTCCTCTAGCATTTGGGGTGGTTGATGAGGAAAACGATGAGAATTGGATTTGGTTCTTATCTGAACTGCATGCTCTGCTTGAGGCCAACACAGAGAATATGCCAAGGCTCACAATCCTGTCAGACAGGCAGAAAGGAATTGTAGATGGGGTAGACTTCAACTTCCCGACCGCCTTTCATGGGTTCTGCATGCGCCACCTCAGTGAAAGTTTCCGCAAAGAGTTCAACAACACTATGCTTGTCAACCTCCTCTGGGAAGCTGCCCATGCTCTCACAGTTATTGAATTTGAAGCCAAGATATTGGAGATTGAAGAGATATCACAGGAGGCTGCCTTCTGGATCAGACGCATTCCTCCTCGTCTCTGGGCTACAGCTTATTTTGAGGGAACACGGTATGGGCACTTGACAGCAAATATTGCTGAGTCACTAAATAGTTGGATACTTGAAGCCTCTGGGCTTCCGATAATTCAGATGATGGAGAGCATCCGACGGCAGTTGATGACCTGGTTCAATGAGCGTCGCGAGACAAGCATGCAGTGGACAACAATCCTTGTACCATTGGCTGAGCGGCGTGTATCAGATGCCATAGAACGGGCACGGGGCTATCAAGTAGGACGAGCAAATGAGGCGGAGTTTGAAGTCGTCTCCCCTCACGAGGGAACAAATATCGTAGACATTCGCAACCGCTGCTGTTTGTGTCGAGGGTGGCAGCTCTATGGTTTGCCTTGTGCTCATGGGGTGGCAGCACTCCTCTCTTGTCGACAGAATGTTCATAGGTACACTGAGAGCTGTTTCACCGTTGCCACTTATAGAAAGACCTATTCGCAGACAATACATCCCATTCCAGATAAGAGCCTTTGGAAGGAACTCTcagaaacaaatcacaatggaGGGGAAAAAATTGAGATAGTCATAAACCCTCCCAAATCCCTCAGGCCTCCGGGCAggccaaggaagaagagagtTCGCGCAGAGGACCGTGGTCGAGTCAAGCGAGTCGTGCACTGCAGCCGGTGCAATCAAACAGGTCATTTCAGAACAACATGTGCAGCACCCATATAA